The proteins below come from a single Malus domestica chromosome 03, GDT2T_hap1 genomic window:
- the LOC103423548 gene encoding non-specific lipid transfer protein GPI-anchored 16-like, translating to MESFKDCRLNLIPITLLIISLRLVNGQISTPCTASMISSVTPCANYITGSTSNGGSPTAGCCSSLKSLMGTGMDCACLLITGGVPVQLPINRTLALSLPRACKMGGVPVQCKASGSPLPAPGPSLLGLTPPPTASSSPRASKAVASGPAPESGTSDDLQPASPSDESEAPTQSTQGIGRPQLTPSASSLSYVSPPSVLLIMLGIMVFNSY from the exons ATGGAATCATTCAAGGATTGTCGATTAAATCTAATCCCAATTACCCTCCTAATCATTTCACTAAGATTGGTTAATGGGCAGATTAGTACACCATGCACAGCCTCAATGATAAGCAGCGTCACTCCATGCGCAAATTACATCACCGGGAGTACCAGCAACGGCGGGTCACCGACAGCCGGATGTTGCAGTTCGTTAAAGTCGTTAATGGGCACCGGCATGGACTGTGCTTGTCTTCTTATAACTGGTGGTGTCCCTGTCCAACTGCCCATTAACCGAACCCTCGCGCTTTCTCTTCCTCGAGCTTGTAAGATGGGAGGCGTCCCAGTGCAATGCAAGG CCTCTGGTAGTCCTTTACCTGCTCCAG GTCCTTCGTTACTAGGGCTAACTCCTCCACCAACAGCTTCTTCAAGTCCAAGAG CTTCTAAGGCAGTTGCATCAGGTCCTGCACCAGAATCTGGAACATCTGATGATCTGCAGCCAGCATCTCCATCAGATGAATCAGAAGCTCCAACACAAAGTACCCAAGGAATCGGACGACCACAGCTGACCCCATCAGCATCGAGTTTATCTTATGTTTCCCCACCATCTGTCCTACTGATAATGTTGGGAATTATGGTTTTCAATTCTTACTAG